The Geomonas agri genome contains the following window.
TCGTGGTCATGTAGCCGACCGGCTTGTAAAGAAGCAAGTAGACGCGCTTCTCGGCAACTGTGATCGGCTTGTCGTCCACGGTGATGGTGTCGGTGTCCGGGTCGGCCTTGGTACCCAGTTCGGTGACCACGACGCCGTTCACGGCGACCCGCCCCGCAGCTATGATGGTTTCAGACTCACGCCTCGAGGCGATTCCTGCCTGTGAAAGTATCTTCTGCAAACGTTCCTGCATCTATTCTCCTTGCCCGGTTGTCCCGGATTCTTAACGAAGCTAGTCATAACATGCTGCTGTAGCAACCGCAAGCTTTTACCCGACTCCGGCAATCCTTACCAGGCTCCCCCTCTCCACAACCAATCAGTTATTTTAGATTTTCAATCATTCTTTAATACCCCTGGTTGGTTCCAAACCAGGCGCCCCGCACCACGACTGCTACATCCTTTGACACTGCCATGCCCCGGAACAGCAAGCCGCGCACCGGCGTGGAGCTTCTCAGCACGGGAGGGGTTACGGTGAGGTCGCACCCTCCCGAGGTATCCGACCATGTCACGGTTAGCGGACCAGCCGGAGGCATCACCTTATAGAGCAGTGTTATTCTGGTTATTGCCTTGTTTCCGGCAACCTGATAAAAAGGTGGGCCGCCGTCTATGGCAACAGACACGCAAGGAAACAAGGAGTAGCAGCAGATGGATACCAGACAAGCAGCACTTACCAAGAACAAGACCATTGCCGGCGCCCTGTTGGTCGGCGCCGCCCTGCTTTTCATAGTGGCCCGACTCAACCACGGCACCGGCGCCTGGGGCTGGGTAGCCGCCTTCGCTGAGGCCGCCATGGTGGGCGCTCTCGCCGACTGGTTCGCGGTGGTCGCCCTGTTCCGGCACCCGCTGGGGCTCCCCATCCCGCACACCGCCATCGTCGCGGAAAAGAAGGAGAGCATCGCGGACAACATGGGGCGCTTCATCCAGGAGAAGTTTCTTGCCACCGAGGTCCTGGTGGAGCGGATGCGCAAGTTCGACCCCGCCCGGCACCTGTGCAACTACCTGCTCTCCCGCGACAATGCCGAAGGACTGGCGAGAGGGATAACCCGCCTCATCTCCGAATCCATCGACTTCCTCGAGGACGAGCGGGTCAGCAAGGTGGTGAGCGCCGCGCTGGGAGATCGCATCGACCGCTTCGACGCTGCAACCTCCGCAGGCAACCTCCTGGAAAGCCTGAGGAAGGAAAACAGACACCAGGTGGTGCTGGACGAGTTATTGAAGCGCCTCGGCGGATGGCTAGCGACACCGCAGTCGCAGGAAAAGGTAGCGGTGGCGCTCGACACCTGGGTGGAGACCGAGTATCCCCTGTTGAGCAAGTTCATCCCGAATCGTCCCCAGTTTTCCCGTAACGCAGGTGAAAAAATCGTCACGAAGGTGAGCGGGTTCCTCGACGCGGTCAACGCCGACCCAAGCCACGAGCTGCGCCTGGAATTCGACCGGGTCGTGGGGGATTTTATCCTGAAACTCAAAGAGGACGAGGGGATGCGGGCCAGGGTGGCGGAACTGAAGCAGGAACTGGTCAGCAACCACCAGCTTTCCGACTACGCCAAGGGCTTGGTCAGCGACCTGAAGAGTTGGATGGTGCAGGATCTGGGTCGTGACGACTCGAGCATCCAGCGAAAGATTGCCGACGCCGCCGTGGCACTGGGCGATACCCTCTCCCGGAGCGGCGAGCTGGGAGATTCCATCAACGAGCATCTGGAAGCCGTGGTGAGAAGGTACGCCGGCGACCTGAGGAGCGGCCTGGCCAAGCACATTTCAGGGACGGTGAAGGAGTGGGAGAACGAGGAATTCATCAACGAGATCGAGCTCAGCATTGGTTCCGATCTTCAGTTCATCAGGATGAACGGCACCCTGGTCGGTGGCATGATCGGCATCCTGCTGCATGCAGCGTCCTTGGTCTTAGGGTAAGCTGCATTCGTCTGTCCACGTGCCACACATAGCGAATCAGCCACCATGTCTGATCTACGATATGCCGACTCCAACTGATTCCTGTTGTACAACGAGAAGGGGGCATGGCTTGTAAGCCATGCCCCCTTCTCATTTTTTCAAGCTTCTTCGTTTTTACTCAGCGAAGCGGCTCATTTTTCTAAACTTCTGATACCGCTGCTCGATCAGCTCT
Protein-coding sequences here:
- a CDS encoding DUF445 domain-containing protein, whose translation is MDTRQAALTKNKTIAGALLVGAALLFIVARLNHGTGAWGWVAAFAEAAMVGALADWFAVVALFRHPLGLPIPHTAIVAEKKESIADNMGRFIQEKFLATEVLVERMRKFDPARHLCNYLLSRDNAEGLARGITRLISESIDFLEDERVSKVVSAALGDRIDRFDAATSAGNLLESLRKENRHQVVLDELLKRLGGWLATPQSQEKVAVALDTWVETEYPLLSKFIPNRPQFSRNAGEKIVTKVSGFLDAVNADPSHELRLEFDRVVGDFILKLKEDEGMRARVAELKQELVSNHQLSDYAKGLVSDLKSWMVQDLGRDDSSIQRKIADAAVALGDTLSRSGELGDSINEHLEAVVRRYAGDLRSGLAKHISGTVKEWENEEFINEIELSIGSDLQFIRMNGTLVGGMIGILLHAASLVLG